One Gossypium hirsutum isolate 1008001.06 chromosome A11, Gossypium_hirsutum_v2.1, whole genome shotgun sequence genomic window carries:
- the LOC121209504 gene encoding putative disease resistance protein At3g14460 isoform X1 — translation MLRFANSETFNISGWKELGSLLQNGLSIVGHRFITIWNCPQLVSLETEEEILQLDKIPGVESLVIGNCERLNRLPKVLHAFPFITRIELEGCPGLICFAESNFHPALKELRIVNCENLQYLVDEKENNNKSMSSNTCLLEHLIIKDSPSLIWLSSRGDICNRLQRLEIQRCPKLISLFLNAKLPVMLKHLDIWYCPVLVCISQDFLETTDLESIIIRGAQKLKSLPRGLDKLSHLQKIQLSRCPNLVAFEESGLPTTNLRVLRICNCENFGALPKCINNFTSLRKLTVWKCSADISFPEEGFPTNLKSLEISNAPRIYTSLVEWGYNRLTSLQQLHIIGEGCSSVVSFPEEAVGMMLPPSLTDISIRRFKNLEFMCSKGLQHLTSLQQLRTYDCPKLASLPEKDILLSLEKLHISNCPLLEEGCSRGKGRDWSKISHIPYVRINFKTVIPWGLD, via the coding sequence ATGTTGAGATTTGCAAACTCTGAAACATTCAACATCTCTGGTTGGAAGGAGTTGGGATCTTTATTGCAAAATGGGTTAAGCATAGTTGGGCATCGCTTCATCACAATTTGGAATTGTCCGCAATTGGTCTCTTTGGAAACAGAGGAGGAGATATTGCAACTTGACAAGATTCCAGGTGTTGAATCTCTGGTAATAGGTAATTGTGAAAGGCTCAATAGACTACCAAAAGTCTTACATGCTTTCCCATTCATTACGAGAATAGAACTTGAAGGGTGTCCAGGCTTGATTTGTTTTGCAGAGAGCAACTTCCATCCTGCTTTAAAAGAGCTGAGGATTGTGAATTGCGAGAATTTGCAATATTTggttgatgaaaaagaaaataataataagagtatGAGTAGCAACACTTGTCTTCTTGAGCACTTGATTATAAAAGACTCTCCATCTCTAATATGGTTATCATCCAGGGGCGACATATGCAATCGGCTTCAACGTCTCGAAATTCAAAGATGTCCAAAGCTAATTAGCTTATTTTTAAATGCCAAGTTACCCGTAATGCTTAAACATCTAGATATTTGGTATTGTCCAGTGTTGGTATGCATATCCCAAGACTTCCTTGAAACCACTGATCTCGAAAGCATTATAATTAGGGGTGCTCAAAAATTGAAATCATTACCGCGGGGACTAGACAAGCTCAGCCATCTTCAGAAGATTCAATTATCTAGGTGTCCAAATCTGGTTGCATTTGAAGAAAGTGGGTTGCCCACCACAAATCTCAGAGTACTCAGGATTTGcaattgtgaaaattttggagCCCTTCCCAAGTGCATCAACAACTTTACCTCCCTTCGAAAATTAACGGTGTGGAAGTGTTCGGCTGACATATCCTTTCCCGAAGAGGGTTTCCCTACCAACCTCAAATCACTTGAAATCTCGAACGCACCCAGAATTTATACATCACTTGTTGAATGGGGATATAACAGACTCACCTCTCTTCAACAACTCCATATAATAGGTGAAGGATGCTCAAGTGTGGTGTCATTTCCAGAAGAAGCGGTAGGAATGATGTTGCCTCCTTCTCTCACTGATATCAGCATCCGTAGGTTTAAAAATTTGGAATTCATGTGCTCCAAGGGCTTACAACACCTCACCTCTCTTCAACAATTGCGCACCTATGATTGTCCTAAGCTAGCCTCTCTTCCAGAAAAGGATATACTTCTCTCGCTTGAGAAGCTACATATTTCCAATTGCCCGTTGCTAGAAGAAGGGTGCAGTAGGGGTAAAGGACGAGATTGGTCCAAGATTTCCCACATACCTTatgttagaattaattttaaaacagtCATCCCGTGGGGATTAGATTGA
- the LOC121209504 gene encoding putative disease resistance RPP13-like protein 1 isoform X2 has product MSVIGEAALSVFLELLGGKLLDSALNFVADHKQLHPQLKQWQSMLPDIQAVLDNAEEKQIKNEGVKKWLEDLQDLAYDVDDILDEFAYEELRLQLQKTQAQASTSKALKAKLAKNIGEIQLICFSLFDLVKRINGGIQYTLQHGIRELNLTHVRKQSSQNIVLSNLKDVHLSFPNFLDHEYCG; this is encoded by the exons ATGTCTGTCATTGGAGAGGCTGCTCTGTCTGTGTTTCTGGAGCTGTTGGGGGGCAAGTTGCTCGACTCTGCGCTCAACTTTGTTGCTGATCATAAGCAACTCCACCCGCAGCTCAAGCAGTGGCAGTCCATGTTGCCCGATATCCAAGCAGTGTTGGACAATGCAGAGGAGAAGCAGATCAAGAACGAGGGCGTGAAGAAATGGTTGGAGGATCTCCAGGACTTGGCTTACGATGTGGATGACATCTTGGACGAGTTTGCTTATGAAGAGTTACGTCTCCAGCTCCAAAAGACTCAAGCTCAAGCCAGCACTAGCAAG GCATTGAAGGCTAAATTGGCGAAAAATATTGGAGAAATTCAACTCATCTGCTTCAGCTTATTTGATTTAGTAAAGCG GATTAATGGAGGGATACAGTACACGTTGCAACATGGCATTAGAGAGCTCAATTTAACACATGTAAGAAAACAGAGTTCCCAAAATATTGTTCTGTCCAATCTCAAAGATGTCCATCTTAGTTTTCCGAATTTCTTAGACCATGAATACTGTGGATAG
- the LOC107924453 gene encoding RRP12-like protein isoform X2 has translation MKKKQIPNSPLDDKETPKEIDNENEIPLEDGSDICQQLMDRYSKSSAPQHRHLIATAAAMRSILSSESLPLSPPAYFAASISALDDDSAATLDSTAIGALLTFLSLVVPAVPKGGIASGKAKEAVEVVVRVLGKEGLGVASLRSGVKCLGLLLVGFSDLQDWHSVQFGLESLLGFAIDKRPKVRRCAQEYLEKFFKSLQSSDVMKEASKLVLSLLKSHMPVALTLNTIKSADDSKDETLSNPEHLEVLHMLNVLKLTVPYLSATIRLKILSELCKLTSSEFSILTRNIHKTIEVFFGNSNAEAIIPATENIIVSLSSYVSGEKNPVDTLISAATLLKCAVDKLYAVDSNSWTKHTPFVYDSLAALLSSEASVASHASDIMKELITDHIDLKSLSSDNNGLGSEEADALKSICSIFENTLSSSDGIPNEHVLAVLTVLFQKLGESSYIFMKGIVHKLADLMTRTSGNTSNTNHLQNCVGSAVTVIGPERMLTLLPITLSVDNLMHSNMWLVPILKDYVVGASLSYYMEHIVPLAKSFQEASCKDLQAHSHSLWGLLPAFCRYPIDTHKRFKALAELLIDILKEDSLMHENIAVAIQILVNQNKNILRSGEDADESNNTVMGDSKLELRIPDTYSKKTATKNIKALSSCAPEILQALTDVFIHSIPAKRLYLKDAIGCLASITDSSITKRIFVLLVEKLQSIDGEGEFVKQADNADEVVEKEKNTNTMGKDASRCIIMELASSLISGAEEDLIDFIYVLIKQTFQETNEIGHHEAYYALSRILEEHAWFCSSKSEELIDLLLGLKSPADTPSLRNRLDCFNTLMVHTLKVSSLEENTKPFLILNEIIVTLKDGKEETRKTTYDILLKMSSTLRKSSDLESDPPYHKLISMIMGYLSGSSPHIKSGAVAALSVLVYDDPEICISVPDLVSSILSLLQTKAVEVIKAVLGFVKVLVSTLQAKDLQNFLSDIINGVLQWSSISRNHFRSKVTIILEILTRKCGIAAVQSVAPEKHKGFLNTVIENRRGKTTSEETDVNDADKVPVGSSTEGSRKRRDKRFGAFKSKNDMIEHRKRKRDKRDGGSKHAKSSEHVGHGGGMKMAKRAKHLGNSMKDHSEGNGKKKNFDKGSSTGRGQKRKINQATTSQKGEAAGDKRHSFKVQTRPKKFRGVNKKGDK, from the exons ATGAAGAAAAAACAAATCCCAAATTCCCCGTTAGACGATAAAGAAACCCCGAAGGAAATCGACAACGAAaacgaaatccctttggaagatGGGTCCGATATCTGTCAGCAACTCATGGATCGTTATTCAAAATCATCAGCCCCGCAGCATCGCCACCTAATCGCCACTGCTGCCGCGATGCGTTCCATCCTTTCATCTGAGTCGCTTCCTTTATCTCCGCCGGCTTACTTTGCTGCATCCATTTCTGCCCTCGATGATGATTCAGCAGCCACCCTTGATTCGACGGCTATCGGTGCGCTTCTGACGTTCTTGTCGCTTGTGGTTCCGGCGGTGCCGAAAGGAGGGATTGCCAGTGGGAAGGCAAAGGAGGCGGTGGAAGTTGTGGTGAGAGTATTGGGGAAGGAGGGATTGGGAGTTGCGAGTTTGAGAAGTGGGGTGAAGTGTTTGGGGTTGTTGCTTGTCGGGTTTTCTGATTTGCAGGATTGGCACTCGGTTCAGTTTGGTCTAGAGTCATTGCTTGGATTCGCCATTGATAAACGACCCAAG GTTCGGAGATGTGCTCAAGAATATCTTGAGAAGTTTTTTAAGTCTTTACAGTCCTCAGATGTTATGAAGGAGGCAAGTAAATTGGTACTTTCCTTGCTAAAAAGCCATATGCCTGTTGCACTTACCTTAAACACCATAAAAAGTGCAGATGATTCTAAGGATGAAACATTATCGAATCCTGAACATTTGGAGGTCCTTCATATGTTAAATGTGCTGAAGCTTACTGTTCCATATCTCTCTGCCACAATccgtttgaaaattttatcagaACTATGTAAACTTACTAGTTCTGAGTTCTCTATTCTTACACGGAACATTCATAAAACCATTGAAGTATTTTTTGGGAACTCAAATGCTGAAGCGATTATACCAGCGACGGAGAACATTATAGTTTCTCTTTCTTCTTATGTCTCTGGGGAGAAGAATCCTGTTGACACTCTCATATCTGCCGCAACTTTGTTAAAATGTGCTGTAGATAAACTTTATGCTGTAGACTCAAACTCCTGGACGAAGCACACTCCTTTTGTTTATGATTCATTAGCAG CTCTTTTGTCTTCTGAGGCTAGCGTGGCATCACATGCATCAGATATTATGAAGGAGTTGATTACCGACCATATAGATCTGAAGTCTCTTTCATCTGATAACAATGGCCTTGGTAGTGAGGAAGCAGATGCATTAAAATCTATATGTTCAATCTTTGAGAATACCCTAAGTTCAAGTGATGGAATTCCAAACGAGCATGTTTTGGCTGTCTTGACTGTTTTGTTTCAGAAACTCG GAGAATCCTCATATATATTTATGAAGGGCATTGTACATAAACTTGCTGACTTAATGACTCGCACTAGTGGGAACACATCTAACACAAACCAT CTTCAGAATTGTGTAGGATCAGCAGTTACTGTTATCGGGCCAGAGAGGATGCTGACTCTTTTGCCTATAACCCTTTCTGTTGATAACTTAATGCATTCAAACATGTGGTTGGTACCCATATTGAAAGACTATGTCGTTGGAGCATCTCTTAGCTATTATATGGAGCATATAGTGCCACTTGCAAAATCCTTTCAGGAAGCAAGTTGTAAAG ATCTGCAGGCTCACAGTCATAGCCTCTGGGGATTACTACCTGCCTTTTGTCGTTATCCTATTGATACACACAAGAGGTTTAAAGCTTTGGCTGAACTTTTAATTGATATTCTTAAGGAGGACTCGCTTATGCATGAAAATATTGCTGTTGCCATACAG ATTCTTGtcaaccaaaacaaaaatatacTTAGATCTGGAGAGGATGCTGATGAATCAAACAATACTGTAATGGGAGACTCTAAATTAGAGCTCAGAATTCCAGACACTTATTCAAAGAAAACTGCAACCAAAAATATCAAGGCATTATCATCATGTGCTCCGGAGATTCTTCAGGCTCTAACTGatgtatttattcattccattccaGCAAAGCGTTTATATCTTAAG GATGCCATTGGATGCTTGGCTTCAATAACAGACTCTTCTATTACCAAAAGGATTTTTGTGTTATTGGTTGAGAAGCTGCAGTCCATTGATGGTGAAGGTGAATTTGTAAAGCAAGCTGATAATGCAGATGAGGtggtggaaaaagaaaaaaacactaATACTATGGGTAAAGATGCAAGCAG GTGTATCATAATGGAGCTGGCATCTTCTCTTATTTCAGGGGCAGAGGAGGACCTTATTGATTTTATCTATGTCTTAATAAAGCAAACTTTCCAG GAAACAAATGAGATCGGTCATCATGAAGCATATTATGCTTTAAGCAGAATTTTGGAG GAGCATGCTTGGTTTTGTTCTTCTAAATCGGAGGAGTTGATTGATCTATTACTTGGCCTAAAATCTCCAGCTGATACTCCATCTCTTAGAAACCGGCTTGATTGCTTCAACACGCTAATGGTTCATACCTTGAAG GTGAGCTCATTGGAGGAAAATACGAAGCCATTCCTTATTCTTAATGAGATTATAGTCACATTGAAGGAT GGAAAGGAAGAAACAAGGAAAACAACTTACGATATATTACTAAAGATGAGTTCTACCTTAAGAAAGTCGTCAGATCTCGAATCTGATCCACCCTATCACAAACTGATTAGCATG ATAATGGGATATCTTTCTGGTTCATCACCTCACATTAAGAGTGGAGCAGTGGCTGCCCTGTCTGTTCTCGTGTATGATGATCCTGAGATATGTATCTCAGTGCCTGATCTTGTTTCTTCTATTTTATCCTTGTTGCAAACCAAAGCTGTGGAAGTTATAAAA GCTGTTTTGGGTTTTGTAAAAGTCTTGGTTTCCACCTTGCAAGCTAAAGACCTGCAGAATTTTCTTTCCGATATTATCAATGGAGTTCTACAGTGGTCATCTATCTCGAGAAATCATTTCAGATCAAAG GTCACTATAATACTGGAAATTTTGACAAGAAAGTGTGGTATTGCTGCAGTTCAATCTGTTGCTCCGGAAAAGCACAAGGGTTTTCTGAATACCGTTATAGAG AACCGACGTGGCAAAACGACTTCTGAAGAAACTGACGTCAATGATGCAGACAAAGTACCCGTGGGTTCATCAACCGAAGG GTCTCGAAAGAGGAGAGATAAGCGATTCGGtgcttttaaaagtaaaaacgaCATGATCGAACACCGAAAGAGAAAAAGGGACAAAAGGGATGGTGGCAGCAAGCACGCCAAATCAAGTGAACATGTTGGCCATGGTGGTGGAATGAAAATGGCTAAAAGAGCTAAGCACTTAGGAAATTCAATGAAGGATCATTCAGAAGGAAATGGTAAAAAGAAGAATTTCGACAAAGGGTCCAGCACCGGCAGAGGTCAGAAGAGAAAGATAAATCAGGCAACTACGAGCCAAAAGGGTGAGGCAGCTGGTGATAAACGACATTCTTTCAAGGTACAAACTCGACCCAAGAAATTTAGAGGGGTAAATAAGAAAGGtgacaagtaa
- the LOC107924566 gene encoding agamous-like MADS-box protein AGL18: MEQLKRSRLQEQKTIMENEDLRKQVEELRQKRSSKILELNPLLERRLDHSPNNSKADYNNSASDDDNHLSDTSLHLGYVRMHVSFHVFFWSNFTISPCIMH, encoded by the exons ATGGAGCAGCTTAAAAGATCTCGATTACAG GAACAAAAGACTATAATGGAGAATGAAGATCTACGCAAACAG GTTGAGGAATTGAGACAAAAAAGGAGCTCAAAAATACTAGAATTGAATCCATTGCTGGAAAGAAGACTTGAtcattcaccaaataattcaaaggCTGACTATAATAATAGTGCATCAGATGATGACAACCATCTCTCAGACACTTCCTTGCACTTAGGGTATGTACGTATGCATGTTtcatttcatgttttcttttggtCAAATTTCACTATTAGTCCTTGTATTATGCATTAA
- the LOC107924453 gene encoding RRP12-like protein isoform X1 has translation MKKKQIPNSPLDDKETPKEIDNENEIPLEDGSDICQQLMDRYSKSSAPQHRHLIATAAAMRSILSSESLPLSPPAYFAASISALDDDSAATLDSTAIGALLTFLSLVVPAVPKGGIASGKAKEAVEVVVRVLGKEGLGVASLRSGVKCLGLLLVGFSDLQDWHSVQFGLESLLGFAIDKRPKVRRCAQEYLEKFFKSLQSSDVMKEASKLVLSLLKSHMPVALTLNTIKSADDSKDETLSNPEHLEVLHMLNVLKLTVPYLSATIRLKILSELCKLTSSEFSILTRNIHKTIEVFFGNSNAEAIIPATENIIVSLSSYVSGEKNPVDTLISAATLLKCAVDKLYAVDSNSWTKHTPFVYDSLAALLSSEASVASHASDIMKELITDHIDLKSLSSDNNGLGSEEADALKSICSIFENTLSSSDGIPNEHVLAVLTVLFQKLGESSYIFMKGIVHKLADLMTRTSGNTSNTNHLQNCVGSAVTVIGPERMLTLLPITLSVDNLMHSNMWLVPILKDYVVGASLSYYMEHIVPLAKSFQEASCKVKKSVIRQDLQAHSHSLWGLLPAFCRYPIDTHKRFKALAELLIDILKEDSLMHENIAVAIQILVNQNKNILRSGEDADESNNTVMGDSKLELRIPDTYSKKTATKNIKALSSCAPEILQALTDVFIHSIPAKRLYLKDAIGCLASITDSSITKRIFVLLVEKLQSIDGEGEFVKQADNADEVVEKEKNTNTMGKDASRCIIMELASSLISGAEEDLIDFIYVLIKQTFQETNEIGHHEAYYALSRILEEHAWFCSSKSEELIDLLLGLKSPADTPSLRNRLDCFNTLMVHTLKVSSLEENTKPFLILNEIIVTLKDGKEETRKTTYDILLKMSSTLRKSSDLESDPPYHKLISMIMGYLSGSSPHIKSGAVAALSVLVYDDPEICISVPDLVSSILSLLQTKAVEVIKAVLGFVKVLVSTLQAKDLQNFLSDIINGVLQWSSISRNHFRSKVTIILEILTRKCGIAAVQSVAPEKHKGFLNTVIENRRGKTTSEETDVNDADKVPVGSSTEGSRKRRDKRFGAFKSKNDMIEHRKRKRDKRDGGSKHAKSSEHVGHGGGMKMAKRAKHLGNSMKDHSEGNGKKKNFDKGSSTGRGQKRKINQATTSQKGEAAGDKRHSFKVQTRPKKFRGVNKKGDK, from the exons ATGAAGAAAAAACAAATCCCAAATTCCCCGTTAGACGATAAAGAAACCCCGAAGGAAATCGACAACGAAaacgaaatccctttggaagatGGGTCCGATATCTGTCAGCAACTCATGGATCGTTATTCAAAATCATCAGCCCCGCAGCATCGCCACCTAATCGCCACTGCTGCCGCGATGCGTTCCATCCTTTCATCTGAGTCGCTTCCTTTATCTCCGCCGGCTTACTTTGCTGCATCCATTTCTGCCCTCGATGATGATTCAGCAGCCACCCTTGATTCGACGGCTATCGGTGCGCTTCTGACGTTCTTGTCGCTTGTGGTTCCGGCGGTGCCGAAAGGAGGGATTGCCAGTGGGAAGGCAAAGGAGGCGGTGGAAGTTGTGGTGAGAGTATTGGGGAAGGAGGGATTGGGAGTTGCGAGTTTGAGAAGTGGGGTGAAGTGTTTGGGGTTGTTGCTTGTCGGGTTTTCTGATTTGCAGGATTGGCACTCGGTTCAGTTTGGTCTAGAGTCATTGCTTGGATTCGCCATTGATAAACGACCCAAG GTTCGGAGATGTGCTCAAGAATATCTTGAGAAGTTTTTTAAGTCTTTACAGTCCTCAGATGTTATGAAGGAGGCAAGTAAATTGGTACTTTCCTTGCTAAAAAGCCATATGCCTGTTGCACTTACCTTAAACACCATAAAAAGTGCAGATGATTCTAAGGATGAAACATTATCGAATCCTGAACATTTGGAGGTCCTTCATATGTTAAATGTGCTGAAGCTTACTGTTCCATATCTCTCTGCCACAATccgtttgaaaattttatcagaACTATGTAAACTTACTAGTTCTGAGTTCTCTATTCTTACACGGAACATTCATAAAACCATTGAAGTATTTTTTGGGAACTCAAATGCTGAAGCGATTATACCAGCGACGGAGAACATTATAGTTTCTCTTTCTTCTTATGTCTCTGGGGAGAAGAATCCTGTTGACACTCTCATATCTGCCGCAACTTTGTTAAAATGTGCTGTAGATAAACTTTATGCTGTAGACTCAAACTCCTGGACGAAGCACACTCCTTTTGTTTATGATTCATTAGCAG CTCTTTTGTCTTCTGAGGCTAGCGTGGCATCACATGCATCAGATATTATGAAGGAGTTGATTACCGACCATATAGATCTGAAGTCTCTTTCATCTGATAACAATGGCCTTGGTAGTGAGGAAGCAGATGCATTAAAATCTATATGTTCAATCTTTGAGAATACCCTAAGTTCAAGTGATGGAATTCCAAACGAGCATGTTTTGGCTGTCTTGACTGTTTTGTTTCAGAAACTCG GAGAATCCTCATATATATTTATGAAGGGCATTGTACATAAACTTGCTGACTTAATGACTCGCACTAGTGGGAACACATCTAACACAAACCAT CTTCAGAATTGTGTAGGATCAGCAGTTACTGTTATCGGGCCAGAGAGGATGCTGACTCTTTTGCCTATAACCCTTTCTGTTGATAACTTAATGCATTCAAACATGTGGTTGGTACCCATATTGAAAGACTATGTCGTTGGAGCATCTCTTAGCTATTATATGGAGCATATAGTGCCACTTGCAAAATCCTTTCAGGAAGCAAGTTGTAAAG TAAAAAAGTCTGTAATTCGTCAAGATCTGCAGGCTCACAGTCATAGCCTCTGGGGATTACTACCTGCCTTTTGTCGTTATCCTATTGATACACACAAGAGGTTTAAAGCTTTGGCTGAACTTTTAATTGATATTCTTAAGGAGGACTCGCTTATGCATGAAAATATTGCTGTTGCCATACAG ATTCTTGtcaaccaaaacaaaaatatacTTAGATCTGGAGAGGATGCTGATGAATCAAACAATACTGTAATGGGAGACTCTAAATTAGAGCTCAGAATTCCAGACACTTATTCAAAGAAAACTGCAACCAAAAATATCAAGGCATTATCATCATGTGCTCCGGAGATTCTTCAGGCTCTAACTGatgtatttattcattccattccaGCAAAGCGTTTATATCTTAAG GATGCCATTGGATGCTTGGCTTCAATAACAGACTCTTCTATTACCAAAAGGATTTTTGTGTTATTGGTTGAGAAGCTGCAGTCCATTGATGGTGAAGGTGAATTTGTAAAGCAAGCTGATAATGCAGATGAGGtggtggaaaaagaaaaaaacactaATACTATGGGTAAAGATGCAAGCAG GTGTATCATAATGGAGCTGGCATCTTCTCTTATTTCAGGGGCAGAGGAGGACCTTATTGATTTTATCTATGTCTTAATAAAGCAAACTTTCCAG GAAACAAATGAGATCGGTCATCATGAAGCATATTATGCTTTAAGCAGAATTTTGGAG GAGCATGCTTGGTTTTGTTCTTCTAAATCGGAGGAGTTGATTGATCTATTACTTGGCCTAAAATCTCCAGCTGATACTCCATCTCTTAGAAACCGGCTTGATTGCTTCAACACGCTAATGGTTCATACCTTGAAG GTGAGCTCATTGGAGGAAAATACGAAGCCATTCCTTATTCTTAATGAGATTATAGTCACATTGAAGGAT GGAAAGGAAGAAACAAGGAAAACAACTTACGATATATTACTAAAGATGAGTTCTACCTTAAGAAAGTCGTCAGATCTCGAATCTGATCCACCCTATCACAAACTGATTAGCATG ATAATGGGATATCTTTCTGGTTCATCACCTCACATTAAGAGTGGAGCAGTGGCTGCCCTGTCTGTTCTCGTGTATGATGATCCTGAGATATGTATCTCAGTGCCTGATCTTGTTTCTTCTATTTTATCCTTGTTGCAAACCAAAGCTGTGGAAGTTATAAAA GCTGTTTTGGGTTTTGTAAAAGTCTTGGTTTCCACCTTGCAAGCTAAAGACCTGCAGAATTTTCTTTCCGATATTATCAATGGAGTTCTACAGTGGTCATCTATCTCGAGAAATCATTTCAGATCAAAG GTCACTATAATACTGGAAATTTTGACAAGAAAGTGTGGTATTGCTGCAGTTCAATCTGTTGCTCCGGAAAAGCACAAGGGTTTTCTGAATACCGTTATAGAG AACCGACGTGGCAAAACGACTTCTGAAGAAACTGACGTCAATGATGCAGACAAAGTACCCGTGGGTTCATCAACCGAAGG GTCTCGAAAGAGGAGAGATAAGCGATTCGGtgcttttaaaagtaaaaacgaCATGATCGAACACCGAAAGAGAAAAAGGGACAAAAGGGATGGTGGCAGCAAGCACGCCAAATCAAGTGAACATGTTGGCCATGGTGGTGGAATGAAAATGGCTAAAAGAGCTAAGCACTTAGGAAATTCAATGAAGGATCATTCAGAAGGAAATGGTAAAAAGAAGAATTTCGACAAAGGGTCCAGCACCGGCAGAGGTCAGAAGAGAAAGATAAATCAGGCAACTACGAGCCAAAAGGGTGAGGCAGCTGGTGATAAACGACATTCTTTCAAGGTACAAACTCGACCCAAGAAATTTAGAGGGGTAAATAAGAAAGGtgacaagtaa
- the LOC121209504 gene encoding putative disease resistance RPP13-like protein 1 isoform X3, whose translation MSVIGEAALSVFLELLGGKLLDSALNFVADHKQLHPQLKQWQSMLPDIQAVLDNAEEKQIKNEGVKKWLEDLQDLAYDVDDILDEFAYEELRLQLQKTQAQASTSKALKAKLAKNIGEIQLICFSLFDLVKRTINQWFLRRTSLLRDSLILPGLMEGYSTRCNMALESSI comes from the exons ATGTCTGTCATTGGAGAGGCTGCTCTGTCTGTGTTTCTGGAGCTGTTGGGGGGCAAGTTGCTCGACTCTGCGCTCAACTTTGTTGCTGATCATAAGCAACTCCACCCGCAGCTCAAGCAGTGGCAGTCCATGTTGCCCGATATCCAAGCAGTGTTGGACAATGCAGAGGAGAAGCAGATCAAGAACGAGGGCGTGAAGAAATGGTTGGAGGATCTCCAGGACTTGGCTTACGATGTGGATGACATCTTGGACGAGTTTGCTTATGAAGAGTTACGTCTCCAGCTCCAAAAGACTCAAGCTCAAGCCAGCACTAGCAAG GCATTGAAGGCTAAATTGGCGAAAAATATTGGAGAAATTCAACTCATCTGCTTCAGCTTATTTGATTTAGTAAAGCG TACTATTAACCAATGGTTTCTCAGAAGAACAAGTCTTTTACGTGATAGTTTGATCCTTCCAGGATTAATGGAGGGATACAGTACACGTTGCAACATGGCATTAGAGAGCTCAATTTAA